The nucleotide window TGTACCACAGCTTCGATGCGAGCATCAGGTCTACGTTTGGCAATCATTTCATACATCAAAAAGCTCAACCGTCCACCGTCAAGCGCTGGCAAGGGCAATAGGTTGAACATGCCCAAGGCGACAGAAAGCACGATGAGCATCCAAGCATATTCGATGGGGCCACGTTTTGCCGATTCGGCAACCATTTTTCCCATACGCACTGGACCAGCCAGGCCTTCCAGTGTCTTTTTCTTAAACAGCTCGGCCAAGCCGAGGGCATTTAGTACCGTTACTTCATAAGGGAAGGCCAAGGCCATCGTGGCGGCTTTATCCCAGCCATAAGCTCGATAGTGCTTGGTAAATGTCACCCCTATCACCCCACGTTCTTCTTCAAGGCGTGGAGTAATCATCATCGGCGGCATGCGCTTGCCATCACGCTCCACGACATAAGACGTCGCTTTGCCAGCACGCACGGAAGTGATGCGAATCAAATCCCCAAAATTGTGCACAACCTCGCCATTGGCTTCGACGATGACGTCTCCTCTGTGCACGCCTGCGATAGCAGCCGGGGTGGTGTGATCGACAGGTTTGACCACCGGTCGAGTCAAATGCTCGGGCCAGCCCACGAGCGCAAGCGTGAAGGTAAGAGCAGCCGCGAGCAGATAGTTGGCAAAAGGTCCGGCAAAAATCGTAGCAATTCTCGCAAAAAGCCCCTGATTAGGAAAAAGACCTGGATCGTCGGAATCCACTTCTTCGTGAGGATTCATTCCGGCAATTTGCACATAGGCCAAAAATGGAATAGCGCAGAGTTGAAACACCGTTGGACTGTCTTTGGGCTGGTACCTGAATACCGTGGGGCCAATCCCTATGCTAAAGCGAATGACCCGCATACCGCAGGCCCTAGCCACTAGATAATGACCGCCTTCATGGACAATTACCAATACCGAAATTCCAGCAATCGCCAGAAGAATGAGCCCTGGATTCATTCTGAATTCTTACCCCATTTTCACTAAAAAATCATGCGCATCGCACTGTGTCAGTTTAATCCCACGATTGGCAAGCTCCAAGAGAATCGAAAACGTATTCTCGATTTCTCCCTACAAGCACAAAAAAAGGGCGCTGTTGTGGTGTTTTTTCCCGAACTTGCCCTCAGCGGCTACCCGCCGCGGGATCTTCTCGAAAGGGCTGCATTTCTTAGAGAGCATCAAGCTCAGCTCGAAAAGTTAGCGGCCGAGCTGCCAAAAGACCTCTATGTCATCCTTGGCTGCTTCATCTTGCCGGAGCAGTCGGCTTCCCGGCGCCCCTACAACAGCGCGGCGGTTCTTCACGCTGGTGTTATCGAAAACTTAGTGCACAAACAACTTCTACCAACCTACGACGTGTTTGATGAGCATCGCTACTTTGAAGCAGCCTCGGAGCAATCGTGCATTAGCATTTTAGGAAAACGTTTTGCGATCACGCTATGTGAAGATGCATGGAACGACGTTCGCTCGGAGAGTTCTGGGCATTATTCAAGCAATCCGCTAGCCACTTTGGTGGAACAAAAACCTGATGTG belongs to Myxococcales bacterium and includes:
- a CDS encoding site-2 protease family protein; this encodes MNPGLILLAIAGISVLVIVHEGGHYLVARACGMRVIRFSIGIGPTVFRYQPKDSPTVFQLCAIPFLAYVQIAGMNPHEEVDSDDPGLFPNQGLFARIATIFAGPFANYLLAAALTFTLALVGWPEHLTRPVVKPVDHTTPAAIAGVHRGDVIVEANGEVVHNFGDLIRITSVRAGKATSYVVERDGKRMPPMMITPRLEEERGVIGVTFTKHYRAYGWDKAATMALAFPYEVTVLNALGLAELFKKKTLEGLAGPVRMGKMVAESAKRGPIEYAWMLIVLSVALGMFNLLPLPALDGGRLSFLMYEMIAKRRPDARIEAVVHTVGLLFLLGLLVLVTFRDVMS